A stretch of DNA from Glycine max cultivar Williams 82 chromosome 18, Glycine_max_v4.0, whole genome shotgun sequence:
CttggatattttatattttaacctcCTATATACATTTTGTTTTTGGGATACAGACAGATTTTTTTTCGGAAGGCTAAAGATCAGATATGTATTAGATAGAAGTAGTCTGTACAAGGTGAACACactaaaacaacaacaaaaaaaccaaCTATTCCCCTTGTTGAAGTGGTCCCAACACCTACTGCCAAAACGTTTACAGTGTCACTGAGAAACCAAAcccaaaaaaaatccttttatttGGCTAGGATAATAATACAATAATGATGACAGATCAGTATAAAGTATAAGCATTGGTTATATCGAGCAAAAAATaaggaatatataaaaataaattaataaaatataagacagacataaatatttacttaatatatattgtcatatccatatcctattttattttaaaagttgccTTACATATCGTTTTGTGCCCAATACTTGTACCTGTATCCATGTAACATAGACCATTCCATAAAACCTGACTTTTCAGTTAAAATGGAAAGCAACAAATAATGTGATTGGCCCTGGCTATCACCAGTTGGTTTACTGATTAAAATACTAATGGTTAAATGACAACACCTGCATCGGTATCATTTCCACTTACAGTTGCATGTAAAGGTGCTTCAGCCACAGCAGCATGATCTAACTTGACTTGCTTTCTCAAGGGATCTTCAGATATTACTTTCTGCTAAGCAAATAAAGAAtctcaaatatattaaaacatttaCAATAAAAACAAGTTTAGACAGTTGACTGAAGTAAAAACAACTGGTTTCACAGATATTTCACTTAGATCCACAACATTTTCTCATGTTACAATTGACTTTAGACTCTAGGATGAAGGTTTTATTGCTGAAAATCAAGTTTAGTATCCAATACAGCTGAGCTGATAGTCCAGTAAGGCAGTACCCATAATCCTTTTATTACTTATTACCAAACATTGATCTAAGCCTTttaataagtaattattttacTGACATACACAGCACTGTCAATTACACATCACCATCATCTTATAGGTATAATTTAAGTGTGTATACAATGCTTCACAACAATTATAAGATTCCATGATATGCAATCCCTTGCAGTCAATTATAAGTTATGATTTACAAAGGCagttgaaagaaaacaaagtttGGGAGGGTGTCAAAACAGCTACCTAAAATAACAAGGATATTACATCTCCCAAATGGAAGTTATAGAATTGATAGAGATGCATGCGATACTGATTATTGTAACAAAAGTGATAacaaattcataatttataaaataaatgccAAATGTAACATCTTAGTAACAGATGTATAACCCCTGGATCTTTGCCTTCCTGATAAGCATGTTGTAGTTCCAAATTGTGCTGAACTCACCTCATCTTGTCCAAGCACTCCCAAAGATCTCTTCTTAGATACATCCTTATTTGATGTGCTCTCTTTGGTAGAAGGTTCCTGAGACATACATAATAGATGTTCTGATTTGCTTGATTAATAAACCTCAAACTTAAAAGGATATTTAGAGGGTATCTAGGGAGAAAACAAAAGTCAAGGGAACAGAAATGCACCTTCTATAAATATAGAATATCTTTATCAGCGAactttttaaatacaaaatacaacAACCTGCTACCTACTTCTTCATGATATAACCACAAATGGGTATGTATATTTGTAATCAAGAAGGAACAAAACCTAGTATGAAACTATGAATAATGGATAATGCACTGCAACATGCAACATGCAACATGTTTAAAGAATTCTATATATAACTTTGTCTTGTTTGTTAGAATATCAAGGTAAAAAGGAAATACTCCATCAATCAACAATGTGCTGCTAATATGAATGTGAACgatatttaaattatgagagCACATCATGTTATCAATTCAAATTCCTCTTTATTGAGTTAGTAAACATCATAAAATCACAATTAAGGATATGGACTTTGAGATCAGGGATATACATCTAATGGTAACCTTTTCCCATCCTATTGTTTTGACagaagatgcatttgctgaaaagaattaaaaattaaatgcattGTAACAGCTGTTTACCTGTAAAGGGCAAGGAACAAGCATGCCAAACAAATCCTCTTTCAAATCAGTGGCCCTAATTGTGTATAAAGCATTCTTCAGTCCATGCGAGACAAGATACTCCTCAGTGTCCTTTGACAACGAGTATCCCTTGAACACACTAACAGGAGGATTGCATACCTGCCAAGTGACACAAAAAAGAAGCATATATTTAGCTTATGGCAGGAAAAACAAATAACTCATCCTCAAGCACAGAACACAATATACCCACACTGCATCCAATCAAACAGATAATAATCATGCATTGGAATGAAGTAAGACTGTTGCAgcctaaaaaagagaaaaatataaaaaaatacgcaATTTGAACTTTGAATGCTAACAAAGAAAGATCATACTCACTAAGATCAGAAACATAATGGCAAAATACACTGACACTTCatgtaatttgaattttgaatgctAACAAAGAAAAGTCCTGCTCACAAAGATCAGAAACATAATGGCAAATTACACTAACACTTCTTGTAGTTTCTTGAAATTTCATTCAATATCCATGACTTTCTAATGCCTACAGTAACTCCCTTTAATTGTTTGAAATACATTTACTGTGTACCCTTACCCCAAGAAACACATTAACCTGTGTAAGGAGGTTTACTATTTGCATTAAAAAGGCAGGAGGTGTATGGTGTGAAATTTCAAGAGGGGTATCAATGTAATTTgcccaaaaacaaaatagctGTTAATCAGGCCACCTacagtttcaactttcaatcaaacactttcctcacttttTAACTTTGCTACCTAATTCAAAACAGTCAGAAATACTCAATAATGACAGAAACTCCAACATTTTATAAACAAGATTATAAAAAGATTGAATTTAACTAAATGTCCTTATAGTATCATCCAATCACATTTTATCAGGTAGGATAAGATTGTTGACTTTTCAATAATcatttaaaagtcatattaaaaaattgaactcaACATAATTATATGATGAGGTTGGGAAGAGAAATTACGGAAGATCCAACTTGAGCCTGAGAATCAGCCAGACTGTTATAGATTCCAACAACGTCCCCTTTCCGAACGACGTAGAAAGCGTCCTTCTCCTGCTTCATCGCTTCAGGCTCCACCTTGCTCTTGCGTCCTTTTTTGGCGGAGTAGCACCGAGTGGTCACCGCGAATTCTGAACGGAAAGACCTAATTCCGCGATACTCTGGTTTCGCCGGTAACGAGCAGCACTGGTGGTGCAGGGAGCGGTTCGCGATGAGTCGAACGGTGCTTCCGACTATAGAGGCGGTGTACGATGAAAGCTGCGACAAGCGGTACATGACAGAGAAAGAGGCTCGAGTTGGAAGGAATTATGTGCTGTTTGGTTGCTGGGAAAGTGGGGGAAAATGCATTGTGGAATGGAATCGACTGTTGTTGAGTGGGGGAAGTGAAGTGGGTTGGTAAATAGTGACGGTTTTGTGAATTGGAAGTTGGGAGTTGTGTGAGAGTGGAAGACGAAGGAagacgagagagagagagtgtgggGTGTTGGGCAAAGAGCGGTTTGGCGTTTTGCTATCCAACGTTATACGGGTCGGGTTTCTGTTTTGATGAAAAGTTGGCCCAGGATCTATTGAGCCATGAATCATCCATGATCATTTTGAGGCTTTTACTTTGTTCACCTAGCATTTTGCTTGTGCACCCATCATATTTTCGAAATTCCAGAAATACCCCTTCTtatttcttcttcctccttttGCCTTCTTCACTCATTCATTCTGTTGCTTTTGCTTTGTGCTCATTCATTCTCGTGAGAGGAGAGGTCCTTCGTTGTTGTGTCCACTTTGGTCGAGGTGCAAGTGTTACGGTGATTCGTCAGCAAGTGATGGTTGTGGTGGTGGTTGGTTTGGCTGTTAACAGCGAAGGTAAAGTACTTCTCTTTGATCTACTTCTTTTttgcatatataatttatgGATTGATAATCCATAAGTTttatggattgacaatccgtaagaaacatatggattgtcaatccgttagttctatttttatttaacttttttaaacatttgttttattgttttttaaaactaattactattattatttaaaatatttttaaatacgtatagtttcataatttatttataccttttaggggttgtttgtttgtcattgaatttttttcatgttttgttaagatggacgaaaATCAGTGGATGCATGACATTATAATGTCAGAAGAAGttaatatgaatgaaaaaagtgaagaaaatgaagaggaACCTGATCTACATCAATACGTTGATTGTTCTGATGCCTTCAATACTTCTTaggtattaatatgatttattgttattaaagtaAGTAAATGAATGTCCCTTGAAGACTAAACTTGTATGGATTGCATTGTAGGTGTTTgttactgtcgcaacctaccattCAACGGGAGGGCGATGCAAGACTCGAgggtgtgtcttccaagaaGGAAAACACGTGAGAGTCgtcaccaatgtttatttgagcaaaacattaaaaaaaccaAAGAGGGTCTGCGAATTTGaagaataagggttcgggagttatttacgtgtggggaaggtattagcatctcacgcgtccgtcacaagggacgacaacctttaatcgagtgtgcaaaatcatgacttcagtattatttatcttccctttttatgttcctttatttttttggggtcgacaaaggGTGTTGCCTTTGCTCTTACGTATTCTCAAGtgtgatgaggaattcagacctatgtagttctttaaaagCGAGAAAGTTGTGTGTCgagttgattttaaacttttgaaaggttTGTTTTAACCAACAAGAATGGAAGAGACCGTTAAGGCTTTGAACCTTGAACGAATTCAAGTGATTTTTGTGGATAAAAAGCTcggttacatgttgattttaacttgaTTTCACTTATTAAACttcaaactcattaaaagaTGATTGGTGATGTAAATAACTGGTCAAAACTCACTTTATCAAAAGAAATGAGATTAcagatggtagaagaatgagatgaagatgtgcaaagcaacaaagaggacccctaagggtacatatatcgaattcaaaaatttaaaataaatactaaccaGACGACGAACGAAGAACAATGTAGAAGTCGATTACGACCGCAATTCGGTAACGCCTCGgcctcattttttcttcttttcttcttcttcttctcttcaaatTTTACTAAAT
This window harbors:
- the LOC100809644 gene encoding uncharacterized protein isoform X4, translating into MYRLSQLSSYTASIVGSTVRLIANRSLHHQCCSLPAKPEYRGIRSFRSEFAVTTRCYSAKKGRKSKVEPEAMKQEKDAFYVVRKGDVVGIYNSLADSQAQVGSSVCNPPVSVFKGYSLSKDTEEYLVSHGLKNALYTIRATDLKEDLFGMLVPCPLQEPSTKESTSNKDVSKKRSLGVLGQDEKVISEDPLRKQVKLDHAAVAEAPLHATTCFVEFDGASKGNPGKAGAGAILRANDGSLICRLREGVGIATNNAAEYRAMILGMKYALKKGFTGIRIQGDSKLVCMQIDGSWKVKNENLSTLYNVAKELKDKFSSFQISHVLRNFNSDADAQANLAINLADGQVQEECV
- the LOC100809644 gene encoding uncharacterized protein isoform X1 → MYRLSQLSSYTASIVGSTVRLIANRSLHHQCCSLPAKPEYRGIRSFRSEFAVTTRCYSAKKGRKSKVEPEAMKQEKDAFYVVRKGDVVGIYNSLADSQAQVGSSVCNPPVSVFKGYSLSKDTEEYLVSHGLKNALYTIRATDLKEDLFGMLVPCPLQEPSTKESTSNKDVSKKRSLGVLGQDEQKVISEDPLRKQVKLDHAAVAEAPLHATQTCFVEFDGASKGNPGKAGAGAILRANDGSLICRLREGVGIATNNAAEYRAMILGMKYALKKGFTGIRIQGDSKLVCMQIDGSWKVKNENLSTLYNVAKELKDKFSSFQISHVLRNFNSDADAQANLAINLADGQVQEECV
- the LOC100809644 gene encoding uncharacterized protein isoform X2; its protein translation is MYRLSQLSSYTASIVGSTVRLIANRSLHHQCCSLPAKPEYRGIRSFRSEFAVTTRCYSAKKGRKSKVEPEAMKQEKDAFYVVRKGDVVGIYNSLADSQAQVGSSVCNPPVSVFKGYSLSKDTEEYLVSHGLKNALYTIRATDLKEDLFGMLVPCPLQEPSTKESTSNKDVSKKRSLGVLGQDEKVISEDPLRKQVKLDHAAVAEAPLHATQTCFVEFDGASKGNPGKAGAGAILRANDGSLICRLREGVGIATNNAAEYRAMILGMKYALKKGFTGIRIQGDSKLVCMQIDGSWKVKNENLSTLYNVAKELKDKFSSFQISHVLRNFNSDADAQANLAINLADGQVQEECV
- the LOC100809644 gene encoding uncharacterized protein isoform X3, with protein sequence MYRLSQLSSYTASIVGSTVRLIANRSLHHQCCSLPAKPEYRGIRSFRSEFAVTTRCYSAKKGRKSKVEPEAMKQEKDAFYVVRKGDVVGIYNSLADSQAQVGSSVCNPPVSVFKGYSLSKDTEEYLVSHGLKNALYTIRATDLKEDLFGMLVPCPLQEPSTKESTSNKDVSKKRSLGVLGQDEQKVISEDPLRKQVKLDHAAVAEAPLHATTCFVEFDGASKGNPGKAGAGAILRANDGSLICRLREGVGIATNNAAEYRAMILGMKYALKKGFTGIRIQGDSKLVCMQIDGSWKVKNENLSTLYNVAKELKDKFSSFQISHVLRNFNSDADAQANLAINLADGQVQEECV